In Drosophila teissieri strain GT53w chromosome 2R, Prin_Dtei_1.1, whole genome shotgun sequence, the following proteins share a genomic window:
- the LOC122613628 gene encoding protein argonaute-2 isoform X1 — protein MSTERELAPGGPAQLHPHTLPLTFPDLQMTSAVGIIGKVYESQWTPSPTRPQSPSQAQTSFDTLTSPPAPGSSVNPTAVTSPSAQNVAAGGATVAGAAATAAQVASALGATTGSVTPAIATATPATQPDMPVFTCPRRPNLGREGRPIVLRANHFQVTMPRGYVHHYDINIQPDKCPRKVNREIIETMVHAYSKIFGVLKPVFDGRNNLYTRDPLPIGNERLELEVTLPGEGKDRIFRVTIKWQAQVSLFNLEEALEGRTRQIPYDAILALDVVMRHLPSMTYTPVGRSFFSSPEGYYHPLGGGREVWFGFHQSVRPSQWKMMLNIDVSATAFYKAQPVIDFMCEVLDIRDINEQRKPLTDSQRVKFTKEIKGLKIEITHCGQMRRKYRVCNVTRRPAQMQSFPLQLENGQTVECTVAKYFLDKYRMKLRYPHLPCLQVGQEHKHTYLPLEVCNIVAGQRCIKKLTDMQTSTMIKATARSAPDREREINNLVKRADFNNDSYVQEFGLTISNSMMEVRGRVLPPPKLQYGGRVSTGLTGQQLFPPQNKVSLASPNQGVWDMRGKQFFTGVEIRIWAIACFAPQRTVREDALRNFTQQLQKISNDAGMPIIGQPCFCKYATGPDQVEPMFRYLKITFPGLQLVVVVLPGKTPVYAEVKRVGDTVLGMATQCVQAKNVNKTSPQTLSNLCLKINVKLGGINSILVPSIRPKVFNEPVIFLGADVTHPPAGDNKKPSIAAVVGSMDAHPSRYAATVRVQQHRQEIIQELSSMVRELLIMFYKSTGGYKPHRIILYRDGVSEGQFPHVLQHELTAIREACIKLEPEYRPGITFIVVQKRHHTRLFCAEKKEQSGKSGNIPAGTTVDVGITHPTEFDFYLCSHQGIQGTSRPSHYHVLWDDNHFDSDELQCLTYQLCHTYVRCTRSVSIPAPAYYAHLVAFRARYHLVEKEHDSGEGSHQSGCSEDRTPGAMARAITVHADTKKVMYFA, from the exons caccaccagcgcCCGGCTCGTCGGTCAATCCCACCGCCGTCACCAGTCCAAGTGCCCAGAATGTGGCCGCTGGTGGAGCAACTGTGGccggtgcagcagcaactgccgCCCAGGTGGCCTCCGCCTTGGGAGCCACCACCGGCAGCGTGACGCCAGCAATTGCCACCGCCACGCCAGCCACGCAGCCGGATATGCCCGTCTTCACGTGTCCACGCCGTCCGAATCTGGGACGAGAGGGTCGCCCGATTGTGCTGCGTGCCAATCACTTCCAGGTGACGATGCCGCGTGGCTACGTGCATCACTATGACATCAATATACAGCCGGACAAGTGCCCGCGGAAGGTGAACCGTGAGATTATCGAGACCATGGTGCATGCCTACAGCAAGATCTTCGGAGTGCTCAAGCCGGTGTTCGATGGTCGCAACAATCTGTACACCCGCGATCCCCTGCCCATTGGCAACGAGCgtctggagctggaggtgaCTCTGCCCGGCGAGGGCAAGGATCGAATCTTTCGCGTGACGATCAAGTGGCAGGCTCAGGTCTCGCTCTTCAATTTGGAGGAAGCACTCGAAGGGCGCACCCGGCAGATACCTTATGATGCCATTTTGGCGCTCGATGTGGTCATGCGTCATCTGCCCAGCATGACGTACACGCCAGTGGGACGCAGCTTCTTCAGTTCCCCGGAGGGCTACTACCATCCCCTGGGTGGTGGACGCGaggtttggttcggtttccaTCAGAGCGTTAGGCCCTCGCAGTGGAAGATGATGCTCAATATCGATG TCTCGGCCACCGCTTTCTACAAGGCTCAACCAGTCATTGACTTCATGTGCGAGGTGCTGGACATTCGCGACATCAACGAGCAGCGCAAACCGCTCACCGATTCGCAGCGCGTCAAGTTCACCAAGGAGATCAAGGGTCTCAAGATCGAGATTACCCACTGCGGCCAGATGCGTCGCAAGTATCGTGTGTGCAACGTCACCCGCCGTCCCGCTCAGATGCAATC ATTCCCACTGCAGCTGGAGAACGGACAGACCGTTGAGTGCACCGTGGCCAAGTACTTCCTGGACAAGTACCGCATGAAGCTGCGCTACCCGCACTTGCCCTGCCTGCAGGTGGGTCAGGAGCACAAGCACACTTACCTGCCCCTGGAGGTGTGCAACATTGTGGCCGGACAGCGGTGCATCAAGAAGCTGACCGATATGCAGACGTCGACCATGATCAAGGCCACGGCTCGCTCTGCTCCGGATCGTGAGCGTGAAATCAACAATTTGGTTAAGCGCGCGGACTTCAACAACGATTCGTATGTGCAGGAGTTTGGCCTGACCATCTCCAATTCCATGATGGAGGTACGTGGTCGCGTTTTGCCGCCTCCAAAGCTTCAGTATGGGGGACGTGTGTCCACCGGACTCACCGGCCAGCAGCTGTTCCCGCCACAGAACAAGGTGAGCTTGGCCTCGCCCAACCAGGGTGTATGGGATATGCGCGGCAAGCAGTTCTTCACTGGCGTAGAGATCCGCATCTGGGCCATCGCCTGTTTTGCACCACAGCGCACGGTGCGTGAGGATGCGTTGCGCAATTTCacgcagcagctgcagaagaTCTCAAACGATGCCGGCATGCCGATCATTGGGCAGCCGTGCTTCTGCAAGTACGCCACCGGGCCGGATCAAGTGGAACCCATGTTCCGTTACCTGAAGATCACCTTCCCAGGCCTGCAGCTCGTCGTGGTGGTGCTGCCCGGCAAGACTCCGGTGTACGCCGAGGTGAAGCGTGTGGGTGACACCGTTCTGGGCATGGCCACCCAGTGTGTGCAGGCGAAGAACGTGAACAAGACGTCGCCACAGACGCTCTCCAATCTGTGTCTGAAGATCAACGTCAAGTTGGGCGGCATCAATTCAATTCTGGTACCCTCCATCAGGCCAAAGGTCTTCAATGAGCCGGTCATCTTTTTGGGTGCCGATGTAACACACCCACCAGCTGGCGACAACAAGAAACCATCGATTGCCGCCGTCGTCGGCTCCATGGATGCCCATCCATCGCGTTATGCCGCCACCGTTCGGGTGCAGCAGCACCGGCAGGAGATCATCCAGGAGCTGAGCAGCATGGTGCGCGAGCTGTTGATCATGTTCTACAAGTCGACGGGCGGCTACAAGCCCCACCGCATCATACTCTATCGTGACGGCGTCTCCGAGGGACAATTCCCACATGTTCTGCAACACGAGTTGACCGCCATTCGGGAGGCCTGCATTAAGCTGGAGCCAGAGTACCGGCCGGGCATCACGTTCATCGTGGTGCAGAAGCGCCATCACACACGACTCTTCTGCGCCGAGAAGAAGGAGCAGAGCGGCAAGTCGGGCAATATTCCCGCTGGTACCACCGTCGATGTGGGCATCACACATCCCACCGAATTCGATTTCTATCTGTGCAGCCATCAGGGCATCCAGGGCACCAGTCGCCCCTCGCACTACCACGTCCTGTGGGACGACAATCACTTTGACTCGGACGAGCTGCAGTGCCTCACGTATCAGCTGTGCCATACGTACGTGCGCTGCACCCGATCCGTCAGTATACCGGCGCCAGCCTACTACGCCCATCTGGTGGCCTTCCGTGCCAG ATATCATCTGGTGGAGAAGGAGCACGATTCGGGCGAGGGATCGCACCAGAGCGGCTGCTCTGAGGATCGCACGCCAGGAGCCATGGCCCGGGCCATCACTGTGCACGCGGATACCAAGAAGGTCATGTACTTTGCCTAA
- the LOC122613628 gene encoding protein argonaute-2 isoform X2, whose product MSTERELAPGGPAQLHPHTLPLTFPDLQMTSAVGIIGKVYAPPAPGSSVNPTAVTSPSAQNVAAGGATVAGAAATAAQVASALGATTGSVTPAIATATPATQPDMPVFTCPRRPNLGREGRPIVLRANHFQVTMPRGYVHHYDINIQPDKCPRKVNREIIETMVHAYSKIFGVLKPVFDGRNNLYTRDPLPIGNERLELEVTLPGEGKDRIFRVTIKWQAQVSLFNLEEALEGRTRQIPYDAILALDVVMRHLPSMTYTPVGRSFFSSPEGYYHPLGGGREVWFGFHQSVRPSQWKMMLNIDVSATAFYKAQPVIDFMCEVLDIRDINEQRKPLTDSQRVKFTKEIKGLKIEITHCGQMRRKYRVCNVTRRPAQMQSFPLQLENGQTVECTVAKYFLDKYRMKLRYPHLPCLQVGQEHKHTYLPLEVCNIVAGQRCIKKLTDMQTSTMIKATARSAPDREREINNLVKRADFNNDSYVQEFGLTISNSMMEVRGRVLPPPKLQYGGRVSTGLTGQQLFPPQNKVSLASPNQGVWDMRGKQFFTGVEIRIWAIACFAPQRTVREDALRNFTQQLQKISNDAGMPIIGQPCFCKYATGPDQVEPMFRYLKITFPGLQLVVVVLPGKTPVYAEVKRVGDTVLGMATQCVQAKNVNKTSPQTLSNLCLKINVKLGGINSILVPSIRPKVFNEPVIFLGADVTHPPAGDNKKPSIAAVVGSMDAHPSRYAATVRVQQHRQEIIQELSSMVRELLIMFYKSTGGYKPHRIILYRDGVSEGQFPHVLQHELTAIREACIKLEPEYRPGITFIVVQKRHHTRLFCAEKKEQSGKSGNIPAGTTVDVGITHPTEFDFYLCSHQGIQGTSRPSHYHVLWDDNHFDSDELQCLTYQLCHTYVRCTRSVSIPAPAYYAHLVAFRARYHLVEKEHDSGEGSHQSGCSEDRTPGAMARAITVHADTKKVMYFA is encoded by the exons caccaccagcgcCCGGCTCGTCGGTCAATCCCACCGCCGTCACCAGTCCAAGTGCCCAGAATGTGGCCGCTGGTGGAGCAACTGTGGccggtgcagcagcaactgccgCCCAGGTGGCCTCCGCCTTGGGAGCCACCACCGGCAGCGTGACGCCAGCAATTGCCACCGCCACGCCAGCCACGCAGCCGGATATGCCCGTCTTCACGTGTCCACGCCGTCCGAATCTGGGACGAGAGGGTCGCCCGATTGTGCTGCGTGCCAATCACTTCCAGGTGACGATGCCGCGTGGCTACGTGCATCACTATGACATCAATATACAGCCGGACAAGTGCCCGCGGAAGGTGAACCGTGAGATTATCGAGACCATGGTGCATGCCTACAGCAAGATCTTCGGAGTGCTCAAGCCGGTGTTCGATGGTCGCAACAATCTGTACACCCGCGATCCCCTGCCCATTGGCAACGAGCgtctggagctggaggtgaCTCTGCCCGGCGAGGGCAAGGATCGAATCTTTCGCGTGACGATCAAGTGGCAGGCTCAGGTCTCGCTCTTCAATTTGGAGGAAGCACTCGAAGGGCGCACCCGGCAGATACCTTATGATGCCATTTTGGCGCTCGATGTGGTCATGCGTCATCTGCCCAGCATGACGTACACGCCAGTGGGACGCAGCTTCTTCAGTTCCCCGGAGGGCTACTACCATCCCCTGGGTGGTGGACGCGaggtttggttcggtttccaTCAGAGCGTTAGGCCCTCGCAGTGGAAGATGATGCTCAATATCGATG TCTCGGCCACCGCTTTCTACAAGGCTCAACCAGTCATTGACTTCATGTGCGAGGTGCTGGACATTCGCGACATCAACGAGCAGCGCAAACCGCTCACCGATTCGCAGCGCGTCAAGTTCACCAAGGAGATCAAGGGTCTCAAGATCGAGATTACCCACTGCGGCCAGATGCGTCGCAAGTATCGTGTGTGCAACGTCACCCGCCGTCCCGCTCAGATGCAATC ATTCCCACTGCAGCTGGAGAACGGACAGACCGTTGAGTGCACCGTGGCCAAGTACTTCCTGGACAAGTACCGCATGAAGCTGCGCTACCCGCACTTGCCCTGCCTGCAGGTGGGTCAGGAGCACAAGCACACTTACCTGCCCCTGGAGGTGTGCAACATTGTGGCCGGACAGCGGTGCATCAAGAAGCTGACCGATATGCAGACGTCGACCATGATCAAGGCCACGGCTCGCTCTGCTCCGGATCGTGAGCGTGAAATCAACAATTTGGTTAAGCGCGCGGACTTCAACAACGATTCGTATGTGCAGGAGTTTGGCCTGACCATCTCCAATTCCATGATGGAGGTACGTGGTCGCGTTTTGCCGCCTCCAAAGCTTCAGTATGGGGGACGTGTGTCCACCGGACTCACCGGCCAGCAGCTGTTCCCGCCACAGAACAAGGTGAGCTTGGCCTCGCCCAACCAGGGTGTATGGGATATGCGCGGCAAGCAGTTCTTCACTGGCGTAGAGATCCGCATCTGGGCCATCGCCTGTTTTGCACCACAGCGCACGGTGCGTGAGGATGCGTTGCGCAATTTCacgcagcagctgcagaagaTCTCAAACGATGCCGGCATGCCGATCATTGGGCAGCCGTGCTTCTGCAAGTACGCCACCGGGCCGGATCAAGTGGAACCCATGTTCCGTTACCTGAAGATCACCTTCCCAGGCCTGCAGCTCGTCGTGGTGGTGCTGCCCGGCAAGACTCCGGTGTACGCCGAGGTGAAGCGTGTGGGTGACACCGTTCTGGGCATGGCCACCCAGTGTGTGCAGGCGAAGAACGTGAACAAGACGTCGCCACAGACGCTCTCCAATCTGTGTCTGAAGATCAACGTCAAGTTGGGCGGCATCAATTCAATTCTGGTACCCTCCATCAGGCCAAAGGTCTTCAATGAGCCGGTCATCTTTTTGGGTGCCGATGTAACACACCCACCAGCTGGCGACAACAAGAAACCATCGATTGCCGCCGTCGTCGGCTCCATGGATGCCCATCCATCGCGTTATGCCGCCACCGTTCGGGTGCAGCAGCACCGGCAGGAGATCATCCAGGAGCTGAGCAGCATGGTGCGCGAGCTGTTGATCATGTTCTACAAGTCGACGGGCGGCTACAAGCCCCACCGCATCATACTCTATCGTGACGGCGTCTCCGAGGGACAATTCCCACATGTTCTGCAACACGAGTTGACCGCCATTCGGGAGGCCTGCATTAAGCTGGAGCCAGAGTACCGGCCGGGCATCACGTTCATCGTGGTGCAGAAGCGCCATCACACACGACTCTTCTGCGCCGAGAAGAAGGAGCAGAGCGGCAAGTCGGGCAATATTCCCGCTGGTACCACCGTCGATGTGGGCATCACACATCCCACCGAATTCGATTTCTATCTGTGCAGCCATCAGGGCATCCAGGGCACCAGTCGCCCCTCGCACTACCACGTCCTGTGGGACGACAATCACTTTGACTCGGACGAGCTGCAGTGCCTCACGTATCAGCTGTGCCATACGTACGTGCGCTGCACCCGATCCGTCAGTATACCGGCGCCAGCCTACTACGCCCATCTGGTGGCCTTCCGTGCCAG ATATCATCTGGTGGAGAAGGAGCACGATTCGGGCGAGGGATCGCACCAGAGCGGCTGCTCTGAGGATCGCACGCCAGGAGCCATGGCCCGGGCCATCACTGTGCACGCGGATACCAAGAAGGTCATGTACTTTGCCTAA
- the LOC122613628 gene encoding protein argonaute-2 isoform X4 — protein MYPVGQPPPAPGSSVNPTAVTSPSAQNVAAGGATVAGAAATAAQVASALGATTGSVTPAIATATPATQPDMPVFTCPRRPNLGREGRPIVLRANHFQVTMPRGYVHHYDINIQPDKCPRKVNREIIETMVHAYSKIFGVLKPVFDGRNNLYTRDPLPIGNERLELEVTLPGEGKDRIFRVTIKWQAQVSLFNLEEALEGRTRQIPYDAILALDVVMRHLPSMTYTPVGRSFFSSPEGYYHPLGGGREVWFGFHQSVRPSQWKMMLNIDVSATAFYKAQPVIDFMCEVLDIRDINEQRKPLTDSQRVKFTKEIKGLKIEITHCGQMRRKYRVCNVTRRPAQMQSFPLQLENGQTVECTVAKYFLDKYRMKLRYPHLPCLQVGQEHKHTYLPLEVCNIVAGQRCIKKLTDMQTSTMIKATARSAPDREREINNLVKRADFNNDSYVQEFGLTISNSMMEVRGRVLPPPKLQYGGRVSTGLTGQQLFPPQNKVSLASPNQGVWDMRGKQFFTGVEIRIWAIACFAPQRTVREDALRNFTQQLQKISNDAGMPIIGQPCFCKYATGPDQVEPMFRYLKITFPGLQLVVVVLPGKTPVYAEVKRVGDTVLGMATQCVQAKNVNKTSPQTLSNLCLKINVKLGGINSILVPSIRPKVFNEPVIFLGADVTHPPAGDNKKPSIAAVVGSMDAHPSRYAATVRVQQHRQEIIQELSSMVRELLIMFYKSTGGYKPHRIILYRDGVSEGQFPHVLQHELTAIREACIKLEPEYRPGITFIVVQKRHHTRLFCAEKKEQSGKSGNIPAGTTVDVGITHPTEFDFYLCSHQGIQGTSRPSHYHVLWDDNHFDSDELQCLTYQLCHTYVRCTRSVSIPAPAYYAHLVAFRARYHLVEKEHDSGEGSHQSGCSEDRTPGAMARAITVHADTKKVMYFA, from the exons caccaccagcgcCCGGCTCGTCGGTCAATCCCACCGCCGTCACCAGTCCAAGTGCCCAGAATGTGGCCGCTGGTGGAGCAACTGTGGccggtgcagcagcaactgccgCCCAGGTGGCCTCCGCCTTGGGAGCCACCACCGGCAGCGTGACGCCAGCAATTGCCACCGCCACGCCAGCCACGCAGCCGGATATGCCCGTCTTCACGTGTCCACGCCGTCCGAATCTGGGACGAGAGGGTCGCCCGATTGTGCTGCGTGCCAATCACTTCCAGGTGACGATGCCGCGTGGCTACGTGCATCACTATGACATCAATATACAGCCGGACAAGTGCCCGCGGAAGGTGAACCGTGAGATTATCGAGACCATGGTGCATGCCTACAGCAAGATCTTCGGAGTGCTCAAGCCGGTGTTCGATGGTCGCAACAATCTGTACACCCGCGATCCCCTGCCCATTGGCAACGAGCgtctggagctggaggtgaCTCTGCCCGGCGAGGGCAAGGATCGAATCTTTCGCGTGACGATCAAGTGGCAGGCTCAGGTCTCGCTCTTCAATTTGGAGGAAGCACTCGAAGGGCGCACCCGGCAGATACCTTATGATGCCATTTTGGCGCTCGATGTGGTCATGCGTCATCTGCCCAGCATGACGTACACGCCAGTGGGACGCAGCTTCTTCAGTTCCCCGGAGGGCTACTACCATCCCCTGGGTGGTGGACGCGaggtttggttcggtttccaTCAGAGCGTTAGGCCCTCGCAGTGGAAGATGATGCTCAATATCGATG TCTCGGCCACCGCTTTCTACAAGGCTCAACCAGTCATTGACTTCATGTGCGAGGTGCTGGACATTCGCGACATCAACGAGCAGCGCAAACCGCTCACCGATTCGCAGCGCGTCAAGTTCACCAAGGAGATCAAGGGTCTCAAGATCGAGATTACCCACTGCGGCCAGATGCGTCGCAAGTATCGTGTGTGCAACGTCACCCGCCGTCCCGCTCAGATGCAATC ATTCCCACTGCAGCTGGAGAACGGACAGACCGTTGAGTGCACCGTGGCCAAGTACTTCCTGGACAAGTACCGCATGAAGCTGCGCTACCCGCACTTGCCCTGCCTGCAGGTGGGTCAGGAGCACAAGCACACTTACCTGCCCCTGGAGGTGTGCAACATTGTGGCCGGACAGCGGTGCATCAAGAAGCTGACCGATATGCAGACGTCGACCATGATCAAGGCCACGGCTCGCTCTGCTCCGGATCGTGAGCGTGAAATCAACAATTTGGTTAAGCGCGCGGACTTCAACAACGATTCGTATGTGCAGGAGTTTGGCCTGACCATCTCCAATTCCATGATGGAGGTACGTGGTCGCGTTTTGCCGCCTCCAAAGCTTCAGTATGGGGGACGTGTGTCCACCGGACTCACCGGCCAGCAGCTGTTCCCGCCACAGAACAAGGTGAGCTTGGCCTCGCCCAACCAGGGTGTATGGGATATGCGCGGCAAGCAGTTCTTCACTGGCGTAGAGATCCGCATCTGGGCCATCGCCTGTTTTGCACCACAGCGCACGGTGCGTGAGGATGCGTTGCGCAATTTCacgcagcagctgcagaagaTCTCAAACGATGCCGGCATGCCGATCATTGGGCAGCCGTGCTTCTGCAAGTACGCCACCGGGCCGGATCAAGTGGAACCCATGTTCCGTTACCTGAAGATCACCTTCCCAGGCCTGCAGCTCGTCGTGGTGGTGCTGCCCGGCAAGACTCCGGTGTACGCCGAGGTGAAGCGTGTGGGTGACACCGTTCTGGGCATGGCCACCCAGTGTGTGCAGGCGAAGAACGTGAACAAGACGTCGCCACAGACGCTCTCCAATCTGTGTCTGAAGATCAACGTCAAGTTGGGCGGCATCAATTCAATTCTGGTACCCTCCATCAGGCCAAAGGTCTTCAATGAGCCGGTCATCTTTTTGGGTGCCGATGTAACACACCCACCAGCTGGCGACAACAAGAAACCATCGATTGCCGCCGTCGTCGGCTCCATGGATGCCCATCCATCGCGTTATGCCGCCACCGTTCGGGTGCAGCAGCACCGGCAGGAGATCATCCAGGAGCTGAGCAGCATGGTGCGCGAGCTGTTGATCATGTTCTACAAGTCGACGGGCGGCTACAAGCCCCACCGCATCATACTCTATCGTGACGGCGTCTCCGAGGGACAATTCCCACATGTTCTGCAACACGAGTTGACCGCCATTCGGGAGGCCTGCATTAAGCTGGAGCCAGAGTACCGGCCGGGCATCACGTTCATCGTGGTGCAGAAGCGCCATCACACACGACTCTTCTGCGCCGAGAAGAAGGAGCAGAGCGGCAAGTCGGGCAATATTCCCGCTGGTACCACCGTCGATGTGGGCATCACACATCCCACCGAATTCGATTTCTATCTGTGCAGCCATCAGGGCATCCAGGGCACCAGTCGCCCCTCGCACTACCACGTCCTGTGGGACGACAATCACTTTGACTCGGACGAGCTGCAGTGCCTCACGTATCAGCTGTGCCATACGTACGTGCGCTGCACCCGATCCGTCAGTATACCGGCGCCAGCCTACTACGCCCATCTGGTGGCCTTCCGTGCCAG ATATCATCTGGTGGAGAAGGAGCACGATTCGGGCGAGGGATCGCACCAGAGCGGCTGCTCTGAGGATCGCACGCCAGGAGCCATGGCCCGGGCCATCACTGTGCACGCGGATACCAAGAAGGTCATGTACTTTGCCTAA
- the LOC122613628 gene encoding protein argonaute-2 isoform X3: MYPVGQQSQWTPSPTRPQSPSQAQTSFDTLTSPPAPGSSVNPTAVTSPSAQNVAAGGATVAGAAATAAQVASALGATTGSVTPAIATATPATQPDMPVFTCPRRPNLGREGRPIVLRANHFQVTMPRGYVHHYDINIQPDKCPRKVNREIIETMVHAYSKIFGVLKPVFDGRNNLYTRDPLPIGNERLELEVTLPGEGKDRIFRVTIKWQAQVSLFNLEEALEGRTRQIPYDAILALDVVMRHLPSMTYTPVGRSFFSSPEGYYHPLGGGREVWFGFHQSVRPSQWKMMLNIDVSATAFYKAQPVIDFMCEVLDIRDINEQRKPLTDSQRVKFTKEIKGLKIEITHCGQMRRKYRVCNVTRRPAQMQSFPLQLENGQTVECTVAKYFLDKYRMKLRYPHLPCLQVGQEHKHTYLPLEVCNIVAGQRCIKKLTDMQTSTMIKATARSAPDREREINNLVKRADFNNDSYVQEFGLTISNSMMEVRGRVLPPPKLQYGGRVSTGLTGQQLFPPQNKVSLASPNQGVWDMRGKQFFTGVEIRIWAIACFAPQRTVREDALRNFTQQLQKISNDAGMPIIGQPCFCKYATGPDQVEPMFRYLKITFPGLQLVVVVLPGKTPVYAEVKRVGDTVLGMATQCVQAKNVNKTSPQTLSNLCLKINVKLGGINSILVPSIRPKVFNEPVIFLGADVTHPPAGDNKKPSIAAVVGSMDAHPSRYAATVRVQQHRQEIIQELSSMVRELLIMFYKSTGGYKPHRIILYRDGVSEGQFPHVLQHELTAIREACIKLEPEYRPGITFIVVQKRHHTRLFCAEKKEQSGKSGNIPAGTTVDVGITHPTEFDFYLCSHQGIQGTSRPSHYHVLWDDNHFDSDELQCLTYQLCHTYVRCTRSVSIPAPAYYAHLVAFRARYHLVEKEHDSGEGSHQSGCSEDRTPGAMARAITVHADTKKVMYFA, translated from the exons caccaccagcgcCCGGCTCGTCGGTCAATCCCACCGCCGTCACCAGTCCAAGTGCCCAGAATGTGGCCGCTGGTGGAGCAACTGTGGccggtgcagcagcaactgccgCCCAGGTGGCCTCCGCCTTGGGAGCCACCACCGGCAGCGTGACGCCAGCAATTGCCACCGCCACGCCAGCCACGCAGCCGGATATGCCCGTCTTCACGTGTCCACGCCGTCCGAATCTGGGACGAGAGGGTCGCCCGATTGTGCTGCGTGCCAATCACTTCCAGGTGACGATGCCGCGTGGCTACGTGCATCACTATGACATCAATATACAGCCGGACAAGTGCCCGCGGAAGGTGAACCGTGAGATTATCGAGACCATGGTGCATGCCTACAGCAAGATCTTCGGAGTGCTCAAGCCGGTGTTCGATGGTCGCAACAATCTGTACACCCGCGATCCCCTGCCCATTGGCAACGAGCgtctggagctggaggtgaCTCTGCCCGGCGAGGGCAAGGATCGAATCTTTCGCGTGACGATCAAGTGGCAGGCTCAGGTCTCGCTCTTCAATTTGGAGGAAGCACTCGAAGGGCGCACCCGGCAGATACCTTATGATGCCATTTTGGCGCTCGATGTGGTCATGCGTCATCTGCCCAGCATGACGTACACGCCAGTGGGACGCAGCTTCTTCAGTTCCCCGGAGGGCTACTACCATCCCCTGGGTGGTGGACGCGaggtttggttcggtttccaTCAGAGCGTTAGGCCCTCGCAGTGGAAGATGATGCTCAATATCGATG TCTCGGCCACCGCTTTCTACAAGGCTCAACCAGTCATTGACTTCATGTGCGAGGTGCTGGACATTCGCGACATCAACGAGCAGCGCAAACCGCTCACCGATTCGCAGCGCGTCAAGTTCACCAAGGAGATCAAGGGTCTCAAGATCGAGATTACCCACTGCGGCCAGATGCGTCGCAAGTATCGTGTGTGCAACGTCACCCGCCGTCCCGCTCAGATGCAATC ATTCCCACTGCAGCTGGAGAACGGACAGACCGTTGAGTGCACCGTGGCCAAGTACTTCCTGGACAAGTACCGCATGAAGCTGCGCTACCCGCACTTGCCCTGCCTGCAGGTGGGTCAGGAGCACAAGCACACTTACCTGCCCCTGGAGGTGTGCAACATTGTGGCCGGACAGCGGTGCATCAAGAAGCTGACCGATATGCAGACGTCGACCATGATCAAGGCCACGGCTCGCTCTGCTCCGGATCGTGAGCGTGAAATCAACAATTTGGTTAAGCGCGCGGACTTCAACAACGATTCGTATGTGCAGGAGTTTGGCCTGACCATCTCCAATTCCATGATGGAGGTACGTGGTCGCGTTTTGCCGCCTCCAAAGCTTCAGTATGGGGGACGTGTGTCCACCGGACTCACCGGCCAGCAGCTGTTCCCGCCACAGAACAAGGTGAGCTTGGCCTCGCCCAACCAGGGTGTATGGGATATGCGCGGCAAGCAGTTCTTCACTGGCGTAGAGATCCGCATCTGGGCCATCGCCTGTTTTGCACCACAGCGCACGGTGCGTGAGGATGCGTTGCGCAATTTCacgcagcagctgcagaagaTCTCAAACGATGCCGGCATGCCGATCATTGGGCAGCCGTGCTTCTGCAAGTACGCCACCGGGCCGGATCAAGTGGAACCCATGTTCCGTTACCTGAAGATCACCTTCCCAGGCCTGCAGCTCGTCGTGGTGGTGCTGCCCGGCAAGACTCCGGTGTACGCCGAGGTGAAGCGTGTGGGTGACACCGTTCTGGGCATGGCCACCCAGTGTGTGCAGGCGAAGAACGTGAACAAGACGTCGCCACAGACGCTCTCCAATCTGTGTCTGAAGATCAACGTCAAGTTGGGCGGCATCAATTCAATTCTGGTACCCTCCATCAGGCCAAAGGTCTTCAATGAGCCGGTCATCTTTTTGGGTGCCGATGTAACACACCCACCAGCTGGCGACAACAAGAAACCATCGATTGCCGCCGTCGTCGGCTCCATGGATGCCCATCCATCGCGTTATGCCGCCACCGTTCGGGTGCAGCAGCACCGGCAGGAGATCATCCAGGAGCTGAGCAGCATGGTGCGCGAGCTGTTGATCATGTTCTACAAGTCGACGGGCGGCTACAAGCCCCACCGCATCATACTCTATCGTGACGGCGTCTCCGAGGGACAATTCCCACATGTTCTGCAACACGAGTTGACCGCCATTCGGGAGGCCTGCATTAAGCTGGAGCCAGAGTACCGGCCGGGCATCACGTTCATCGTGGTGCAGAAGCGCCATCACACACGACTCTTCTGCGCCGAGAAGAAGGAGCAGAGCGGCAAGTCGGGCAATATTCCCGCTGGTACCACCGTCGATGTGGGCATCACACATCCCACCGAATTCGATTTCTATCTGTGCAGCCATCAGGGCATCCAGGGCACCAGTCGCCCCTCGCACTACCACGTCCTGTGGGACGACAATCACTTTGACTCGGACGAGCTGCAGTGCCTCACGTATCAGCTGTGCCATACGTACGTGCGCTGCACCCGATCCGTCAGTATACCGGCGCCAGCCTACTACGCCCATCTGGTGGCCTTCCGTGCCAG ATATCATCTGGTGGAGAAGGAGCACGATTCGGGCGAGGGATCGCACCAGAGCGGCTGCTCTGAGGATCGCACGCCAGGAGCCATGGCCCGGGCCATCACTGTGCACGCGGATACCAAGAAGGTCATGTACTTTGCCTAA